A region from the Nocardioides coralli genome encodes:
- a CDS encoding helix-turn-helix transcriptional regulator encodes MALVVPLPQDPFLNTEDACGYLGVPKATLLTWRVRRPGYGPRAVKAGGRLKYRLSELDRWLRDHEESFALGDDNEGADPASDGGRQVRSRTRASRVRGGALRTAQP; translated from the coding sequence TTGGCCCTCGTCGTCCCGCTTCCCCAAGACCCCTTCCTCAACACCGAGGACGCCTGTGGCTATCTCGGCGTCCCGAAGGCCACGCTGCTGACCTGGCGGGTACGACGACCCGGCTATGGCCCACGTGCAGTGAAGGCGGGCGGCAGGCTCAAGTACCGCCTGTCCGAGCTCGACCGGTGGCTCCGGGATCACGAGGAGTCGTTCGCACTCGGCGACGACAACGAAGGCGCTGACCCTGCCTCGGATGGCGGCCGGCAGGTTCGGAGCCGCACCCGCGCAAGCCGGGTGCGGGGTGGAGCCCTCCGGACAGCGCAGCCCTGA
- a CDS encoding VirB4 family type IV secretion system protein — MKGSDEGRLHSAVLVVPRRECRRDRRARKAAAKSLLDEERDSRKAVAKAKADELAAERRATIVLPKAGEPGPAALRTPGRLRLPRHQDTSATLAGAYPFLAEGGLGSDGVFVGQDLYSGSSFVYDPWVLYARGLITAPNLVLAGIVGSGKSALAKSLYTRSIPFGRRVYVPGDPKGEHTAVAEAVGGKAIALGHGMPNRLNPLDEGHRPAGPDDQQWAAQVTARRRELVGALAETVLDRRLTPLEHTAIDVALAEAVRSADVPVLPMVVDQLLAPDPATDSDGRLAEDGRLAGHALRRLVAGDLAGLFDGPSTVRFDPTLPMVSLDLSRVTENATLTSVLMTCASAWMESALLDPNGGQRWVVYDEAWRLMSHPALLRRMDAHWRLARHYGIANMLIFHKLSDLDNVGDQGSAMRALASSLLANAETRVVYRQESDQLGSTAATLGLTGTEQSLLPTLGTGQGLWRIKHRSFVVQHQLHPAELKLFDTAGRMNGVAPEGHLSSETGGIR, encoded by the coding sequence GTGAAGGGTTCGGACGAAGGCCGCCTGCACAGCGCGGTCCTCGTCGTCCCTCGACGCGAGTGTCGTCGTGACCGGCGGGCACGCAAGGCGGCGGCGAAGTCGTTGCTGGACGAGGAACGTGACTCCCGCAAGGCCGTCGCCAAAGCGAAGGCAGACGAGCTGGCGGCCGAGCGGCGCGCAACCATAGTGCTACCAAAGGCGGGCGAACCCGGCCCTGCTGCGCTCCGCACTCCGGGTCGCCTGCGATTGCCGCGTCATCAGGACACCTCGGCCACCCTGGCGGGTGCGTACCCGTTCCTCGCGGAAGGCGGGCTCGGGAGCGACGGGGTGTTCGTCGGTCAGGATCTCTACTCCGGGTCCTCGTTCGTCTACGACCCTTGGGTGCTCTACGCCCGTGGTCTGATCACTGCTCCGAACCTCGTGCTCGCTGGCATCGTCGGCTCGGGCAAGTCGGCACTGGCGAAGAGCCTCTACACCCGCTCGATCCCGTTCGGTCGCCGCGTCTACGTCCCCGGTGACCCGAAGGGCGAGCACACCGCCGTCGCCGAAGCGGTCGGCGGCAAGGCCATCGCACTCGGACACGGGATGCCGAACCGGCTCAACCCACTCGATGAGGGGCACCGCCCGGCTGGCCCCGATGATCAGCAGTGGGCAGCGCAGGTGACCGCGCGACGGCGCGAACTGGTCGGCGCACTGGCGGAGACCGTCCTCGACCGTCGGCTCACGCCTCTGGAGCACACCGCGATCGACGTCGCCCTCGCTGAGGCCGTGCGCTCGGCAGACGTCCCGGTGTTGCCAATGGTCGTCGACCAGCTGCTGGCTCCCGATCCGGCCACCGACTCCGATGGTCGGCTTGCCGAGGACGGCCGGCTCGCCGGCCACGCGCTGCGCCGACTCGTCGCGGGTGACCTGGCCGGTCTGTTCGACGGCCCCTCGACTGTGCGGTTCGATCCGACGCTGCCGATGGTCTCCCTCGACCTGTCTCGGGTCACGGAGAACGCCACTTTGACCTCGGTGCTGATGACGTGCGCGTCCGCGTGGATGGAGTCCGCCCTGCTCGACCCGAACGGCGGTCAACGCTGGGTCGTGTACGACGAGGCGTGGCGCCTCATGTCCCACCCGGCCCTGCTGCGCCGGATGGACGCCCACTGGCGACTGGCACGGCACTACGGCATCGCAAACATGTTGATCTTCCACAAACTCTCCGACCTCGACAACGTCGGCGATCAGGGCTCCGCGATGCGAGCCCTCGCCTCGTCCCTGTTGGCCAACGCCGAGACGCGAGTGGTCTATCGGCAGGAATCCGACCAGCTTGGCTCCACCGCCGCGACCCTCGGGCTGACCGGCACCGAGCAGTCGCTCCTGCCAACGCTGGGCACCGGACAAGGACTATGGCGGATCAAGCACAGGTCGTTCGTGGTCCAGCACCAGCTCCATCCCGCCGAGCTGAAATTGTTCGACACCGCCGGCCGCATGAACGGGGTTGCACCAGAGGGACACCTGTCATCTGAGACAGGAGGCATCCGATGA
- a CDS encoding ArdC-like ssDNA-binding domain-containing protein encodes MRVQTRDLAAREEKLEALQQKLTESVSALVTGDDWKRALEFAAKFRSRSFNNTMLIYVQHYAAFQQGRVPEPVPTYVAGFRQWLSLNRAVMKGQSGYAILAPVTARFASSNPADANSWRRLARGEKPGFGEAVRSKLVGLKPAHVWDISQTDGEPIAETPRPALLQGQAPDGLWDGLADQITAHGFELRLVSDARSIGGANGLTDYMTREVSVRMDMDDAAQVKTLAHELGHVMLHGPDNADAAMHRGIAEVEAESVALMVGAAHGLATDDYTIPYVASWASSVPGKTPVEVVQSTAERVRGSAVTILDKLDTPQVGDGNPPGLDREALAAGRGAAPVQTVAQRQVETIGL; translated from the coding sequence ATGAGAGTCCAGACCCGAGACCTCGCCGCACGTGAGGAGAAGCTCGAAGCCCTGCAACAGAAGCTCACCGAGTCGGTCAGCGCGCTGGTCACCGGCGACGACTGGAAGCGCGCCCTGGAGTTCGCCGCGAAGTTCCGCTCGCGGTCCTTCAACAACACGATGCTGATCTACGTCCAGCACTACGCGGCGTTCCAGCAGGGGCGGGTGCCCGAGCCGGTGCCGACGTACGTCGCCGGCTTCCGCCAGTGGCTCAGCCTCAACCGAGCAGTGATGAAGGGCCAGTCGGGCTACGCGATCCTCGCGCCCGTTACCGCTCGGTTCGCTTCCTCGAATCCTGCCGACGCGAACTCGTGGCGACGTCTCGCCCGCGGCGAGAAGCCGGGCTTCGGCGAGGCTGTCCGCTCCAAGCTGGTTGGCCTCAAGCCTGCACACGTCTGGGACATCTCCCAGACCGACGGTGAGCCGATAGCCGAGACGCCGCGCCCCGCCTTGCTCCAAGGCCAGGCACCGGATGGCCTGTGGGACGGCCTTGCCGACCAGATCACCGCGCACGGGTTCGAGCTGCGTCTCGTCTCGGATGCGAGGTCGATTGGTGGCGCCAACGGATTGACCGACTACATGACCCGCGAGGTGTCGGTGCGGATGGACATGGACGACGCCGCCCAGGTCAAGACGCTGGCCCACGAGCTCGGGCACGTCATGCTCCACGGACCTGACAACGCCGACGCCGCCATGCACCGTGGCATCGCCGAGGTCGAAGCCGAGTCCGTCGCCCTCATGGTCGGCGCGGCGCACGGGCTGGCGACCGACGACTACACGATCCCGTACGTCGCCTCCTGGGCGTCGAGCGTGCCGGGCAAGACGCCCGTCGAGGTCGTGCAGTCCACCGCCGAGCGTGTGCGGGGTTCGGCGGTCACGATCCTCGACAAGCTCGACACCCCGCAGGTCGGCGACGGCAACCCGCCCGGACTCGACCGCGAAGCGCTCGCTGCTGGGCGTGGGGCAGCACCAGTGCAAACGGTCGCTCAGCGGCAGGTGGAGACGATCGGGCTATGA
- a CDS encoding single-stranded DNA-binding protein, with translation MTIPTQMSLHGFIATAPELTFTGKGHARFFCRVGIEQHRKEVDGSFTKLDPVFCDMVLFDRAAERAYPRFKPGDQIVASGYIHEYEQERPGGPSEIREQFVARRIGHDCARTRYVVDRNPAKQPDPPTNEMNVVNEPAQAVSF, from the coding sequence ATGACGATTCCCACCCAGATGAGCCTCCACGGGTTCATCGCGACAGCGCCGGAGCTCACGTTCACCGGCAAGGGTCACGCCCGGTTCTTCTGCCGGGTCGGCATCGAGCAGCACCGCAAGGAGGTCGACGGGTCGTTCACCAAGCTCGACCCCGTCTTCTGCGACATGGTCCTGTTCGACCGTGCGGCCGAGCGGGCCTACCCGCGGTTCAAGCCGGGCGACCAGATCGTCGCTTCCGGCTACATCCACGAGTACGAGCAGGAGCGACCCGGCGGTCCCAGCGAGATCCGCGAGCAGTTCGTCGCACGCCGGATCGGACACGACTGCGCCCGCACCCGCTACGTCGTGGACCGCAATCCTGCCAAGCAGCCCGACCCTCCGACCAACGAGATGAACGTGGTCAACGAGCCGGCCCAGGCCGTCAGCTTCTGA
- a CDS encoding type IV secretory system conjugative DNA transfer family protein: MNPRGQGVDDDLVNFGLILIAAVGLIAAILRLAGSAAAWVSGASQPKRGWEAGFRVLTHPSDPSTALGADGLAAWVYWLVLLLMVSAVIASTLVLWRRIGSMKHTTSHDPRRLAGVATGRDVRAVASDRALLARGQTLRPSLDKPELSDVGYLLGRSRGQGVWASVEDSILVLGPPRSGKGLHVVINAILDAPGAVITTATRPDNIAATITARQVRGPVAVFDPQRLAEGLPAGLRWSPVRGCQDPLTAMIRATGLASATGLSTGGVESGGFWEGKTRTALQALLHAAALDNRSPRELFGWTLSPSAAADAVAILSSNHKAAPGWADSLESMIHSDPRTRDSIWMGVSLALTCLADPRVLDAVSPNPGEHFDPVDFLTSNGTLFLLATGAGAGASGSLVAAFIEDLVETARHLAAASPGARMDPPLLLALDEIGNLSPLPSLPVLMAEGGGTGITTMPVLQSLSQARDKWGEHAAGAIWDASIVKVVLGGTSSAKDLQDLSALIGERDEKTDTVSVGDYGSRSLQRSVRRVPVMPPEVIRTLPFGTALVLLRSAPPLVTDLRPWTARKEAERLREQRTQVEAALRRR; this comes from the coding sequence GTGAACCCTCGCGGGCAGGGAGTCGACGACGACCTGGTCAACTTCGGCCTCATCCTCATCGCCGCCGTCGGCCTGATCGCGGCGATCCTGCGACTTGCTGGATCTGCCGCCGCGTGGGTGTCAGGCGCCTCGCAGCCAAAACGGGGCTGGGAGGCCGGCTTTCGAGTTCTCACCCACCCCAGCGACCCATCCACCGCGCTCGGTGCCGACGGACTCGCTGCGTGGGTCTACTGGCTCGTGCTGCTGCTCATGGTCTCGGCGGTCATCGCCAGCACCCTCGTGCTATGGCGACGGATCGGCTCGATGAAGCACACGACGTCGCATGATCCCCGCCGACTTGCAGGGGTCGCCACTGGACGCGACGTACGAGCGGTTGCATCGGATAGGGCGCTGCTTGCGCGTGGCCAGACGCTGCGACCGTCCCTCGACAAGCCGGAGCTCTCTGACGTCGGCTACCTCCTCGGGCGCTCGCGGGGTCAGGGCGTCTGGGCGTCGGTCGAGGACTCGATCCTGGTGCTGGGACCGCCCCGCTCGGGCAAAGGCCTCCACGTCGTCATCAACGCGATCCTCGACGCCCCCGGCGCGGTCATCACCACCGCCACTCGACCCGACAACATCGCAGCCACCATCACGGCTCGCCAGGTGCGCGGACCGGTCGCGGTCTTCGACCCCCAACGGCTGGCCGAGGGTCTACCGGCTGGCCTTCGCTGGTCACCCGTGCGCGGTTGCCAAGACCCACTCACCGCGATGATCCGAGCCACTGGCCTCGCGTCCGCAACCGGCTTGTCGACCGGCGGGGTCGAGTCCGGCGGCTTCTGGGAAGGCAAGACCCGCACAGCCCTCCAGGCGCTGCTCCATGCGGCTGCCCTCGACAATCGCAGTCCCCGCGAGCTATTCGGGTGGACGCTGTCGCCGTCTGCGGCGGCCGACGCGGTGGCGATCTTGTCGAGCAACCACAAGGCTGCACCCGGCTGGGCCGACTCGTTGGAGTCGATGATCCACTCCGACCCCCGCACCCGAGACTCGATCTGGATGGGCGTTTCCCTCGCCCTCACCTGCCTCGCCGACCCACGAGTCCTCGACGCCGTGTCCCCGAACCCCGGCGAGCACTTCGACCCCGTCGACTTCCTCACCAGCAACGGCACCCTCTTCCTCCTCGCCACCGGCGCAGGAGCTGGCGCCTCCGGGTCACTCGTCGCAGCCTTCATCGAGGATCTCGTCGAGACCGCCCGCCACCTCGCCGCCGCATCACCTGGCGCACGCATGGACCCACCGCTACTCCTGGCACTCGACGAGATCGGCAACCTTTCGCCGCTGCCGTCCCTGCCGGTCCTCATGGCCGAGGGCGGCGGCACCGGGATCACCACGATGCCCGTGCTCCAGTCCCTCTCCCAGGCCCGAGACAAGTGGGGCGAGCACGCGGCCGGCGCCATCTGGGACGCCTCCATCGTCAAAGTCGTCCTCGGCGGCACTTCGTCGGCGAAGGACCTCCAAGACCTCTCCGCCCTGATCGGCGAGCGCGACGAGAAGACCGACACCGTCTCCGTCGGCGACTACGGCTCCCGGTCGCTCCAACGCTCCGTGCGACGAGTGCCGGTGATGCCGCCAGAGGTGATTCGCACCCTGCCATTCGGCACCGCTCTCGTACTGCTCCGCAGCGCCCCGCCGCTGGTCACCGACCTACGTCCTTGGACGGCTCGCAAGGAAGCCGAGCGACTCCGCGAGCAACGAACCCAGGTCGAAGCGGCACTCCGCCGCCGCTAG